In Minwuia thermotolerans, the following proteins share a genomic window:
- a CDS encoding alpha/beta hydrolase: protein MKPLLYVLLAIVLLLALAFLLGARERVRTAIGFRPADLGADPAAALAASEARFRDIRAGQAREIVWRDPAAPARTEWAVVYVHGFSASKAEIRPVPDRIAAALGANLFYTRLAGHGRTGAAMAEAEAGDWLDDVAEALEVGRRIGEKVIVIATSTGATAVTHHAVTGDHMAGVRALIFVSPNFGVRSKAAAALTLPWARRLLPLAFGRERDTGAENDEVERHWQTRYPTVALLPMAALVKHVAAEDHGRAGTPLLVFHSPDDKVVDPAATRRVFDRWGGPKRWIDVPGAAGPSHHVIAGDIMSPATTEEVVDAALDWLDATAGAR, encoded by the coding sequence ATGAAGCCGCTCCTCTACGTCCTGCTCGCCATCGTTCTGCTGCTGGCCCTTGCCTTCCTGCTGGGCGCGCGGGAGCGGGTGCGCACCGCCATCGGCTTCCGGCCTGCGGACCTGGGCGCCGATCCGGCGGCGGCGCTCGCGGCGTCCGAGGCGCGCTTCCGCGACATCCGTGCGGGCCAGGCCAGGGAGATCGTCTGGCGCGACCCGGCGGCGCCGGCGCGCACCGAATGGGCGGTGGTCTACGTCCATGGCTTCTCGGCCAGCAAGGCGGAGATCCGTCCCGTCCCCGACCGCATCGCCGCGGCGCTGGGGGCGAACCTGTTCTATACCCGGCTGGCCGGCCATGGCCGCACCGGCGCGGCCATGGCGGAGGCGGAGGCCGGCGACTGGCTGGATGACGTCGCCGAGGCCCTGGAGGTCGGCCGGCGCATCGGCGAGAAGGTCATCGTCATCGCCACCTCCACCGGCGCCACCGCGGTGACCCATCATGCCGTGACGGGCGATCACATGGCTGGCGTCCGGGCGCTGATCTTCGTCTCGCCCAATTTCGGCGTCCGCTCGAAGGCCGCCGCCGCGCTCACCCTGCCGTGGGCGCGCCGGCTCCTGCCGCTCGCCTTCGGGCGGGAGCGCGACACGGGCGCCGAGAATGACGAGGTGGAGCGGCACTGGCAGACGCGCTACCCGACCGTGGCGCTGCTGCCCATGGCGGCGCTGGTGAAGCACGTCGCCGCGGAGGACCACGGCCGGGCCGGGACGCCGCTGCTCGTGTTCCACTCCCCCGACGACAAGGTGGTCGATCCGGCGGCGACGCGGCGGGTCTTCGACCGCTGGGGCGGGCCGAAGCGCTGGATCGACGTGCCCGGCGCCGCCGGTCCCAGCCATCATGTCATCGCCGGCGATATCATGAGCCCCGCGACAACGGAAGAGGTCGTCGACGCCGCACTGGACTGGCTGGACGCCACAGCGGGTGCGCGCTGA
- a CDS encoding DUF6134 family protein, whose protein sequence is MPSGMKSLAAALVLALAPAGPAAAAAPADFDPLKAYGERIVFDVYRGEDRIGQHVVRFTRDGGNLGVRAQFNAAVKMIGFTVFRFDYRSDASWRDGALLDLTASTNDDGDRRTVRVDRRNGRLVVSGPDGAETTDQGVFPSNHWHPGAVTGSRLINTLTGDVAEVRVSRVGQERVATNAGPVEATRYRFDGDLRDIDVWYDGDGRWVKLRFRENGSVIDYRCVQCVNGPRMARE, encoded by the coding sequence GTGCCGTCCGGAATGAAGAGCTTGGCCGCCGCCCTGGTGCTCGCGCTTGCGCCGGCGGGGCCCGCGGCGGCTGCGGCGCCGGCCGATTTCGACCCGCTGAAGGCCTATGGCGAGCGCATCGTCTTCGACGTCTATCGCGGCGAGGACCGGATCGGCCAGCATGTCGTCCGCTTCACGCGCGACGGCGGGAACCTGGGGGTCAGGGCGCAGTTCAACGCGGCGGTCAAGATGATCGGCTTCACCGTGTTCCGCTTCGACTACCGCTCGGACGCGTCCTGGCGCGACGGTGCGCTGCTCGACCTTACGGCCAGCACCAATGACGACGGCGACCGCCGCACGGTGCGGGTCGACCGCCGGAACGGTCGGCTGGTGGTCAGCGGCCCGGACGGCGCCGAGACCACCGATCAGGGCGTCTTTCCCAGCAATCACTGGCATCCCGGCGCGGTGACCGGCTCGCGGCTGATCAACACGCTGACCGGCGACGTCGCCGAGGTGCGCGTCAGCCGCGTCGGCCAGGAGCGGGTCGCCACCAACGCCGGACCGGTCGAGGCCACCCGCTACCGCTTCGACGGCGATCTGCGCGACATCGACGTCTGGTACGACGGGGACGGCCGCTGGGTGAAACTGCGTTTCAGGGAGAATGGCAGCGTCATCGACTATCGCTGCGTGCAGTGCGTCAACGGCCCCCGGATGGCCCGCGAATGA
- a CDS encoding SDR family NAD(P)-dependent oxidoreductase has product MSAIVWITGASSGLGRQAALEFARRGYRVAATARSEDRLQELAAEADGLLGDITAWPGDVTDEARMTAVIEAVERDLGPIGIAILNAGIYRPMTVDDFDPEALAQTFEVNVMGVARPLRPLLARMTARGAGRIYPTASLSGYIGLPMASAYGMSKAGLINMAEALHTELKPKGVHFGIIVPGFVETPLSAKNDFPMPFLMPVDKAARALADGVLDGRFEVAFPLPFVLIMKALRCLPYGLALPLIRRATRGRRQA; this is encoded by the coding sequence ATGAGCGCCATCGTCTGGATTACGGGCGCCAGTTCGGGGCTGGGGCGGCAGGCGGCGCTGGAATTCGCCCGCCGCGGCTACCGCGTCGCCGCCACCGCGCGCAGCGAGGACAGGCTGCAGGAACTGGCCGCGGAGGCCGATGGCCTGCTGGGCGACATCACGGCCTGGCCCGGTGACGTCACCGACGAGGCGCGGATGACGGCGGTGATCGAGGCGGTCGAGCGGGACCTCGGCCCCATCGGCATCGCCATCCTCAACGCCGGCATCTACCGGCCCATGACGGTCGATGATTTCGACCCGGAGGCGCTGGCGCAGACCTTCGAGGTCAACGTGATGGGCGTCGCGCGGCCGCTGCGCCCGCTGCTGGCGCGGATGACCGCGCGCGGCGCGGGCAGGATCTATCCCACCGCTTCGCTGTCGGGCTATATCGGCCTGCCCATGGCCTCCGCATACGGGATGAGCAAGGCCGGGCTGATCAACATGGCCGAGGCGCTGCACACGGAGCTGAAGCCGAAGGGCGTGCATTTCGGCATCATCGTGCCGGGCTTCGTCGAGACGCCGCTGTCGGCGAAGAACGACTTTCCCATGCCCTTCCTGATGCCCGTCGACAAGGCGGCGCGCGCCCTCGCCGACGGCGTGCTGGACGGCCGGTTCGAGGTCGCGTTCCCGCTCCCCTTCGTCCTGATCATGAAAGCGCTGAGGTGCCTGCCCTATGGACTCGCTCTCCCCCTCATCCGCCGGGCCACCCGCGGACGCCGCCAGGCTTGA
- a CDS encoding nuclear transport factor 2 family protein encodes MDSLSPSSAGPPADAARLDRFAAFFERMTAADVGRLGEIYAEDVHFADPFSDFRGLDDLRRVFAAMFDGMRDYALSVDEKGMTAADTGMVRWTMSGSVRALGREPWIVHGVSVIRFDAEGRVREHLDYWDAAGQFYERLPVLGWVLRRIRRRIAQH; translated from the coding sequence ATGGACTCGCTCTCCCCCTCATCCGCCGGGCCACCCGCGGACGCCGCCAGGCTTGATCGCTTCGCCGCCTTCTTCGAGCGCATGACCGCGGCGGATGTCGGCCGGCTCGGCGAGATCTACGCCGAGGACGTGCATTTCGCCGATCCCTTCAGCGATTTCCGCGGCCTGGACGACCTGCGCCGGGTTTTCGCCGCCATGTTCGACGGCATGCGCGACTATGCGCTGAGCGTCGACGAGAAGGGCATGACCGCCGCCGACACCGGCATGGTGCGCTGGACCATGTCGGGCTCCGTCAGGGCGCTGGGGCGCGAGCCCTGGATCGTCCACGGCGTCAGCGTGATCCGCTTCGACGCCGAGGGGCGCGTCCGCGAACATCTCGACTACTGGGACGCCGCCGGGCAATTCTACGAACGCCTGCCCGTCCTCGGCTGGGTGTTGCGCCGCATCCGCCGCCGCATCGCGCAGCACTGA
- a CDS encoding DNA adenine methylase, with translation MESNPNALSPVDPVRPVAPYVGGKRNLAKRLVARINETPHDGYAEVFVGMGGVFLRRTARPKVEVINDRSRDVANFFRILQRHYTAFMEMMRFQVTTRAEFERLSATDPATLTDLERAARFLYLQRTAFGGKVAGRNFGVSSGHGGRFNVTTLAPMLEDVHSRLAGVVVECLPWRAFIERYDRPGMLFYLDPPYWGSEGDYGTDLFGREQFAEMAEALGRLKGCFLMSINDTPEIRELFAGFAIEEVTTTYTLTKGRSRPAAELIISGGAPP, from the coding sequence ATGGAGTCGAATCCAAACGCTCTCTCGCCCGTCGACCCGGTGCGGCCCGTCGCGCCCTATGTCGGCGGCAAGCGCAACCTGGCCAAGCGCCTGGTCGCGCGCATCAACGAGACGCCGCACGACGGCTACGCCGAGGTCTTCGTCGGCATGGGCGGCGTCTTCCTTCGCCGCACGGCCCGGCCGAAGGTCGAGGTGATCAACGACCGGAGCCGCGACGTCGCCAACTTCTTCCGCATCCTCCAGCGCCACTACACGGCCTTCATGGAGATGATGCGCTTCCAGGTCACAACCCGGGCTGAGTTCGAGCGGCTGTCGGCCACCGATCCGGCGACGCTGACCGACCTGGAGCGCGCCGCGCGCTTCCTCTATCTCCAGCGCACGGCCTTCGGCGGCAAGGTCGCGGGCCGGAACTTCGGCGTGAGCTCCGGCCATGGCGGCCGCTTCAACGTCACCACGCTGGCGCCGATGCTGGAGGACGTGCACAGCCGCCTCGCCGGCGTGGTGGTCGAATGCCTGCCATGGCGGGCCTTCATCGAGCGCTACGACCGGCCGGGCATGCTGTTCTACCTCGACCCGCCCTACTGGGGCAGCGAGGGCGACTACGGCACGGATCTGTTCGGCCGCGAGCAGTTCGCGGAGATGGCCGAGGCACTCGGCCGACTGAAGGGTTGCTTCCTGATGTCCATCAACGACACGCCGGAGATCCGGGAGCTCTTCGCCGGCTTCGCCATCGAGGAGGTCACGACGACGTACACGCTCACCAAGGGCCGTTCCCGACCGGCAGCGGAGCTGATCATCTCCGGCGGTGCTCCACCCTGA
- a CDS encoding fibronectin type III domain-containing protein yields MNPLLTGPLPANGVRVVIAKDPLRPLLGAEVRQLPTGITAATALMLLDDAAPARPLCWKGASALLRSHPLTGENEWETVRFLAGDVLYVTPPPPADSEGGSNPIAMVAMIALMVVAPYAGAAMFGAGTLGAAVATAVISVAGGFLINALFPPSAPAAPPPLPGPGEAFRATLSGQIVRAGERIPELHGTVRFAPKWIAPPYGEFADNEHLVFALYSLGRDKVRLDRLEFEDTVIWTEADGVTTAGGALEIEIVEPGDPVTLFPAAVTSSSEPAGTKLRAENELEGGETTDDLFLGPFAACPAGQVADRIGVDIEWPGALFKTVSNRIRQTTVTWRVEAREIDDNGDPVEGASFELLGAESFTAGTTTPQRLSKLYAVDRGRYEVRVRRTNNTVGTSAASDRTVWSGLKGFVPSDQVFDDETVLAIRFKGTAATAQSRTLFATATGIHEYWDAGAEEWVEGPTAAIEAAARHIAQDDRQAGLADHRVDLATLQALAETWAARGDTFNHLFTGDATPWEELTAVLRAGRAQPIRIGADLTFWRDEPQPIPVAAFAPHDIVRGSLQIRRLHVTSEDANAARVLFTDAAGVERDVIAALDGIAPDRVADVRFTGIDNFPQAWREGVTEAAAHRFRRLFVTFSALKRGRFLRRGQKIALAHYRPAWGQSAMATGLSPDGRTLTLDEPFALDAEGGDHVIGLVAPDGELWGPVKATVGAHERTLVIDAADLAAYLAEPAQGRDYHANPKDWIALKRDGRKPTRAMFGKADQVWRELLILDTEPRPDGTVAIAAVVDDARVHTAETDTAQPEEVAAAGLGANSSSPVWLDVKIALRDLGDAREMTLVGPSAPGAVLYRARFRADGGDYAELTPSAAPELKGIVPDVDDTLVVEYWAEGPGGEGTRIVRNISDQVTPPDAVDAASFALTELSNGDLDWTWDTVAGAASYDVEFLGGAAADSLSLKRTEIAAAGAASWTADEQAADGGPFRTARIRVRSVGSGGVANPAADTYANPAPSAPTGLSAAAIDKNTGSVSCDPVGDADVQGYVVAFATSPFGPGGGSKKTGAGPSITLTGLYGGNTYYVRMAAHDGTLTGLNWTGQTSFLTPALNPGEGP; encoded by the coding sequence GTGAACCCGCTTCTGACAGGCCCCCTGCCGGCGAACGGCGTCCGCGTGGTGATCGCGAAGGATCCGCTCCGGCCGCTGCTGGGCGCGGAGGTGCGCCAGCTGCCGACCGGGATCACGGCGGCGACAGCGCTGATGCTGCTGGACGACGCAGCCCCGGCCCGGCCGCTCTGCTGGAAGGGCGCTTCGGCGCTGCTGCGTTCTCACCCGCTGACGGGCGAGAACGAGTGGGAGACCGTCCGCTTCCTCGCCGGCGACGTGCTCTACGTCACGCCGCCGCCGCCGGCCGATAGCGAGGGCGGCTCCAATCCCATCGCCATGGTGGCCATGATCGCCCTGATGGTGGTGGCGCCCTATGCCGGCGCCGCCATGTTCGGCGCGGGCACCTTGGGAGCGGCGGTCGCGACCGCCGTGATCTCCGTCGCCGGCGGCTTCCTGATCAACGCCCTGTTCCCGCCGTCTGCGCCCGCCGCGCCGCCGCCGCTGCCGGGGCCGGGCGAGGCCTTCCGCGCCACGCTGTCGGGTCAGATCGTCCGCGCCGGCGAGCGCATCCCCGAGCTGCACGGCACGGTCCGCTTCGCGCCGAAGTGGATCGCGCCGCCCTATGGCGAGTTCGCCGACAACGAGCACCTGGTCTTCGCCCTCTACAGCCTCGGCAGGGACAAGGTCCGCCTCGACCGCCTGGAGTTCGAGGACACGGTGATCTGGACCGAGGCCGATGGCGTGACCACCGCTGGTGGCGCGCTGGAGATCGAGATCGTCGAGCCCGGCGACCCGGTGACGCTGTTCCCCGCGGCCGTCACCAGCTCCTCCGAGCCGGCCGGCACCAAGCTCCGCGCCGAGAACGAGCTGGAGGGCGGCGAGACCACCGACGACCTCTTCCTCGGGCCCTTCGCCGCCTGCCCGGCCGGCCAGGTCGCCGACCGCATCGGCGTCGACATCGAATGGCCCGGCGCGCTGTTCAAGACGGTCTCTAACCGCATCCGCCAGACCACGGTGACCTGGCGCGTCGAGGCGCGCGAGATCGACGACAACGGCGACCCGGTCGAAGGCGCGTCGTTCGAGCTGCTGGGCGCGGAGAGCTTCACCGCCGGCACCACGACGCCGCAGCGGCTCTCGAAGCTCTACGCGGTCGACCGCGGCCGCTACGAGGTCCGCGTCCGCCGCACCAACAACACGGTCGGCACCTCGGCCGCCTCCGACCGCACGGTCTGGTCGGGGCTGAAGGGCTTCGTTCCCTCCGACCAGGTCTTCGACGACGAGACGGTGCTGGCGATCCGCTTCAAGGGCACGGCGGCGACGGCGCAGAGCCGGACGCTGTTCGCCACCGCGACTGGCATCCATGAATACTGGGACGCGGGCGCCGAGGAATGGGTCGAGGGCCCGACCGCGGCGATCGAGGCGGCGGCGCGCCACATCGCCCAGGACGACCGGCAGGCCGGCCTCGCCGACCACCGCGTGGATCTGGCCACGCTGCAGGCGCTGGCCGAGACCTGGGCGGCGCGCGGCGACACGTTCAACCATCTCTTCACCGGCGATGCGACGCCCTGGGAGGAGCTCACCGCCGTGCTCCGGGCCGGCCGGGCCCAGCCGATCCGCATCGGCGCGGACCTCACCTTCTGGCGCGACGAGCCGCAGCCGATTCCGGTCGCCGCCTTCGCGCCCCACGACATCGTCCGCGGCTCGCTGCAGATCCGCCGCCTGCACGTGACCAGCGAGGACGCCAACGCCGCGCGGGTGCTGTTCACCGACGCCGCCGGCGTCGAGCGCGACGTCATCGCCGCCCTGGACGGCATCGCGCCCGACCGGGTCGCCGACGTCCGCTTCACCGGCATCGACAACTTCCCCCAGGCCTGGCGGGAGGGCGTGACCGAAGCGGCGGCGCACCGCTTCCGGCGGCTGTTCGTCACCTTCTCCGCCCTGAAACGCGGGCGCTTCCTGCGCCGCGGCCAGAAGATCGCACTGGCGCACTACCGGCCCGCCTGGGGGCAGAGCGCCATGGCGACCGGCCTCTCGCCGGATGGGCGGACGCTGACGCTCGACGAGCCGTTCGCCCTCGACGCGGAAGGCGGCGACCATGTCATCGGCCTGGTGGCGCCGGATGGCGAGCTCTGGGGCCCTGTGAAGGCGACGGTCGGCGCGCACGAGCGCACGCTGGTGATCGACGCCGCCGACCTGGCCGCCTATCTCGCCGAGCCGGCCCAGGGCCGCGACTATCACGCCAATCCGAAGGACTGGATCGCGCTCAAGCGCGACGGCCGGAAGCCGACCCGGGCCATGTTCGGCAAGGCGGACCAGGTCTGGCGGGAGCTGCTGATCCTGGACACCGAGCCCCGGCCGGACGGCACGGTCGCCATCGCCGCGGTCGTCGACGATGCCCGCGTCCACACGGCCGAGACCGACACCGCCCAGCCCGAGGAGGTCGCCGCCGCCGGCCTCGGTGCGAACTCGTCGTCGCCGGTCTGGCTGGACGTGAAGATCGCGCTCCGCGATCTCGGCGACGCCCGGGAGATGACGCTGGTCGGCCCGTCGGCGCCGGGCGCGGTGCTCTACCGCGCGCGCTTCCGGGCGGACGGCGGCGACTATGCGGAGCTCACGCCCTCGGCCGCGCCGGAGCTGAAGGGCATCGTGCCCGACGTCGACGACACGCTGGTGGTCGAGTACTGGGCCGAAGGGCCGGGCGGCGAAGGCACACGGATCGTGCGCAACATCTCCGACCAGGTCACCCCGCCGGATGCGGTCGATGCCGCGAGCTTCGCCCTCACCGAGCTGTCGAACGGCGATCTCGACTGGACCTGGGACACGGTGGCCGGCGCGGCCTCCTACGACGTCGAGTTCCTGGGCGGCGCCGCGGCCGACAGCCTGAGCCTGAAGCGCACCGAGATTGCCGCCGCCGGCGCCGCATCCTGGACGGCCGACGAACAGGCCGCGGACGGTGGGCCGTTTCGCACAGCGCGCATCCGGGTGCGCAGCGTCGGCTCCGGCGGCGTCGCCAACCCGGCCGCCGACACATACGCCAACCCGGCGCCCTCGGCGCCCACCGGCTTGTCGGCAGCCGCGATCGACAAGAACACCGGGTCCGTCTCCTGCGACCCGGTGGGCGACGCCGACGTCCAGGGCTATGTCGTCGCCTTTGCCACCTCGCCCTTCGGCCCCGGCGGCGGCTCAAAGAAGACCGGGGCTGGTCCCTCGATCACGCTCACCGGCCTCTACGGCGGCAATACCTACTACGTCCGCATGGCCGCCCATGACGGCACACTCACCGGGCTCAACTGGACCGGTCAGACGAGCTTCTTGACGCCTGCCCTCAACCCGGGCGAAGGCCCCTGA
- a CDS encoding DUF1833 family protein, with translation MPAFLTDAERASLAIREHEASLPAGEVELVTLEFRHPALSEPVRVVNDRVGHQLTLEATAPANPGETVTFQRSGFQLTWPATKRDRSPEIELEAMNANAALERVLDLTLASDAAVELTVRSYLSTDLTGPAAIVEGLEIRESLATDRAVRARAGMFNWERAAGLIYTRSSHPLIGG, from the coding sequence ATGCCGGCCTTCCTGACAGACGCCGAGCGCGCCAGCCTGGCGATCCGCGAGCACGAGGCCTCGCTGCCGGCCGGCGAGGTGGAGCTGGTCACCCTGGAGTTCCGCCACCCGGCGCTGAGCGAGCCGGTACGCGTGGTCAACGACCGCGTCGGCCACCAGCTGACCCTGGAGGCGACGGCGCCCGCGAACCCGGGCGAGACCGTGACCTTCCAGCGCTCGGGCTTCCAGCTGACCTGGCCGGCGACCAAGCGCGACCGCAGCCCCGAGATCGAGCTGGAGGCGATGAACGCCAACGCCGCGCTGGAGCGGGTGCTCGACCTGACGCTCGCCTCCGACGCCGCCGTCGAGCTCACCGTCCGCTCGTATCTCTCGACCGACCTCACCGGCCCGGCCGCCATCGTCGAGGGCCTGGAGATCCGCGAGAGCCTCGCCACCGACCGCGCCGTCCGGGCGCGCGCCGGCATGTTCAACTGGGAGCGGGCCGCGGGGTTGATCTACACCCGCTCCAGCCACCCGCTGATCGGGGGCTGA
- a CDS encoding tape measure protein, with translation MTEYRVGLTLTARDAGFTGATREAEAGLERLDRSTDRAAEAQRGFERATRSAAAEQQRMARSGVELERAVRGVVAALAAFGALRVARSIAETGVAVESMTNALAVATGSAEAGADAMAFVRAEADRLGLSLRPAIESFTALAAATRGTAIDAGQTREIFTAVSEAMAVLGRSSNETERALLAIQQVISKGKVSAEELRGQLGEVLPGAFQVAARAMGVSTQALSDMLEQGELFSDDFIPRFARQLRAEFADGVTGAAESARAAFNRFGTTIFDLEVALAEGGFLDAVTESAQELAVVLRDPAVVDGLSTVASAIGDITVFAARNLETIAALAAGYATARIATAGFAAATGGAAIAMRGLNVAMRSNPIGLVAGVAATAAASMIDLGGDTDTATEAIERQARALGRLTDNSRAAALETAELRLQGQRLREQALTAELDSLAADLQAREEERQLLQRSQPNNLALGLVQSHQRQGDSEDIDHARAELEQLQSSIAATRAEIERLKSAETKAGSGDDDPPGRAPKKNPFADAIADAEAELAAIERLRRARQVSPDFERLTAIDIEAEQQTARIVEQAADAKIEVTRRQALELEALVSELLLAQQAERDHAKATREAARAAEETARLHEQTTDDISQRLDQLAPSFERAAAAADRWRDEALAGLDETAAGYAEFAADVERIHEGMLAEAYREDLDRRTDWAAGIERAMAEAEAVQGDWAAVSEDLFDRATRSAEDFFVRLVQGKASLSDFVDFAVAELARLAFQMSISPILQQGLGELGQIFGSLFAPSFGPGAGGSLGSVTGVTPLHEGGVAGRDGQAPRTLPAALFRTAPRYHEGTAAAGLGPREVPAVLLEGERVLTEAQQAATARTISGLAESLRAMAAVSSGRAEVAGGGMNVEIHNHLGGEAEAKASRTPDGGLRIDFLRRLKDDVSGDIAADLRSGQGPVFAAMRDGGLPMSLPRPRANP, from the coding sequence ATGACCGAGTACCGCGTCGGCCTGACGCTCACCGCCCGGGATGCCGGTTTCACCGGCGCCACCCGCGAGGCCGAGGCCGGGCTGGAGCGGCTGGACCGCTCCACCGACCGCGCCGCCGAGGCCCAACGCGGCTTCGAGCGCGCCACCCGCTCGGCTGCGGCCGAGCAGCAACGCATGGCCCGCTCCGGCGTCGAGCTGGAGCGCGCGGTCCGCGGCGTGGTCGCCGCCCTGGCCGCCTTCGGCGCGCTGCGCGTTGCCCGCTCGATCGCCGAGACCGGCGTCGCCGTCGAATCCATGACGAACGCACTGGCGGTCGCCACCGGCTCGGCGGAGGCCGGCGCCGACGCCATGGCCTTCGTGCGCGCCGAGGCCGACCGCCTCGGCCTCTCGCTCCGGCCGGCGATCGAGAGTTTCACGGCGCTGGCGGCCGCGACCCGGGGCACGGCGATCGACGCCGGCCAGACCCGCGAGATCTTCACCGCCGTCTCCGAGGCCATGGCCGTGCTGGGCCGGTCGTCGAACGAGACCGAGCGCGCCCTGCTGGCGATCCAGCAGGTGATCTCCAAGGGCAAGGTCTCAGCCGAGGAGCTGCGCGGCCAGCTGGGCGAAGTCCTGCCGGGCGCCTTCCAGGTCGCCGCCAGGGCCATGGGCGTCTCGACACAGGCGCTTTCGGATATGCTGGAGCAGGGCGAACTCTTTTCCGACGACTTCATCCCGCGCTTCGCCCGCCAGCTGCGGGCCGAATTCGCCGATGGCGTGACCGGAGCCGCCGAATCGGCGCGCGCGGCCTTCAACCGCTTCGGCACGACGATCTTCGACCTGGAGGTGGCGCTGGCCGAGGGCGGCTTCCTCGACGCGGTCACCGAATCGGCGCAGGAACTCGCCGTCGTCCTGCGGGATCCGGCCGTGGTCGACGGGCTCTCCACCGTCGCCTCCGCGATCGGCGACATCACCGTTTTCGCGGCGCGCAACCTGGAGACGATCGCGGCGCTCGCCGCCGGCTACGCCACCGCGCGGATCGCCACGGCCGGCTTCGCCGCCGCGACCGGCGGCGCGGCGATCGCCATGCGCGGCCTCAACGTCGCCATGCGGTCGAACCCAATCGGCCTGGTCGCCGGCGTGGCCGCAACAGCCGCCGCGTCGATGATTGACCTCGGCGGCGACACGGACACCGCGACCGAGGCCATCGAGCGACAGGCCCGCGCCCTCGGCCGGCTGACCGACAACAGCCGCGCGGCGGCGCTGGAGACGGCGGAACTCCGCCTGCAGGGACAGCGTCTTCGGGAGCAGGCGCTCACGGCGGAGCTCGACAGCCTGGCCGCCGACCTGCAGGCCCGGGAAGAAGAACGGCAGCTGCTGCAGCGGAGCCAGCCCAACAACCTGGCGCTTGGCCTCGTCCAAAGTCACCAGCGCCAGGGTGATAGTGAGGACATCGACCACGCCCGCGCCGAGCTGGAACAGCTCCAGAGCAGCATCGCCGCCACCCGCGCCGAGATTGAGCGGCTGAAGTCGGCGGAGACGAAGGCCGGCAGCGGTGACGACGACCCGCCGGGGCGCGCGCCGAAGAAGAACCCCTTCGCCGACGCGATCGCGGACGCCGAGGCCGAGCTGGCGGCGATCGAGCGTCTGCGCCGCGCCCGCCAGGTCTCGCCGGACTTCGAGCGGCTGACCGCGATCGACATCGAGGCCGAGCAGCAGACAGCCCGCATCGTCGAGCAGGCGGCCGACGCGAAGATCGAGGTCACGCGCCGCCAGGCCCTGGAGCTGGAGGCGCTGGTCTCGGAGCTGCTGCTGGCGCAGCAGGCCGAGCGCGATCATGCCAAGGCGACCCGCGAGGCCGCCCGCGCGGCCGAGGAGACCGCCCGGCTGCACGAGCAGACCACCGACGACATCTCCCAGCGGCTCGACCAGCTGGCGCCGAGCTTTGAGCGCGCCGCGGCCGCCGCCGACCGGTGGCGGGACGAGGCCCTGGCCGGGCTGGACGAGACCGCGGCCGGCTATGCCGAGTTCGCCGCCGACGTCGAGCGCATCCATGAGGGGATGCTGGCCGAGGCCTATCGCGAGGATCTCGACCGGCGCACCGACTGGGCCGCCGGCATCGAGCGCGCCATGGCCGAGGCGGAGGCCGTCCAGGGCGACTGGGCCGCGGTCTCCGAGGACCTGTTCGACCGCGCCACCCGCTCCGCCGAGGACTTCTTCGTGCGCCTGGTGCAGGGCAAGGCCTCGCTCTCCGACTTCGTCGATTTCGCCGTCGCCGAGCTGGCGCGGCTGGCCTTCCAGATGTCGATCAGCCCGATCCTGCAACAGGGGCTGGGCGAGCTGGGGCAGATCTTCGGCAGCCTGTTCGCGCCGTCCTTCGGGCCCGGCGCGGGTGGGTCGCTGGGCTCGGTCACCGGGGTGACGCCGCTGCACGAGGGCGGCGTCGCCGGCCGCGACGGCCAGGCGCCGCGGACGCTGCCGGCGGCGCTGTTCCGCACCGCGCCGCGCTATCACGAGGGCACGGCCGCCGCGGGCCTCGGCCCGCGCGAGGTGCCGGCAGTGCTGCTGGAAGGTGAGCGGGTGCTGACCGAGGCGCAGCAGGCGGCGACGGCGCGGACCATCTCCGGCCTGGCCGAGAGCCTGCGCGCCATGGCGGCGGTCTCGTCCGGCCGGGCCGAGGTCGCCGGCGGCGGCATGAACGTCGAGATCCACAATCACCTGGGGGGCGAGGCCGAGGCGAAGGCCAGCCGCACGCCTGACGGCGGGCTGCGCATCGACTTCCTGCGGCGCCTGAAGGACGACGTCTCCGGCGACATCGCTGCCGACCTCCGCTCCGGCCAGGGCCCGGTCTTCGCCGCCATGCGCGACGGCGGCCTGCCCATGAGCCTGCCCCGGCCGAGGGCCAACCCGTGA
- a CDS encoding DUF1799 domain-containing protein, whose translation MAAGLLVLPASAGPAIELFALVQGQWRQLMQLIPAGAGFVPLSRPAALDYAAVEAAARMAGIEMTAARFGDLRALEAGAVSVFAEAAGGSG comes from the coding sequence ATGGCGGCGGGACTGCTGGTCCTGCCGGCCTCGGCCGGCCCGGCGATCGAGCTCTTCGCCCTGGTCCAGGGCCAGTGGCGGCAGCTCATGCAGCTCATTCCCGCCGGCGCCGGCTTCGTGCCGCTCTCCCGTCCCGCCGCCCTGGACTACGCGGCGGTCGAGGCGGCGGCGCGCATGGCCGGCATCGAGATGACGGCGGCGCGGTTCGGCGATCTCCGCGCGCTGGAGGCGGGCGCGGTTTCCGTCTTCGCCGAAGCGGCGGGAGGTAGCGGATGA